TCTCCATAATGGCTATCTTCAGAAGCCTTTAAAAACGTCAGTGGTAACAGGAATTGAATACACTTTCTTAGCCCTTCTATCTTCATTGTTGTAATATCTAAAAAGGTCCTTCTTCATGCTCACCTTCTTTCAAGGTAATGTTCATTTTAAATTCAAGGCTGCTTGTTAAAAATCTTGAAACATGTATACAAAATTCTTTAGATTGCGGTAATGATATAATTGAAAAATATTAGGTCTAATATCATTCATCTTTTTTCCTTTTGGGTGTGTAAATGCAGATATATAATACTTATCATTTGTTTGTATAAAATTTCGTGATTTTTCTTTCATGAGTGTGATTTGGTTATTGTAATTGAAGACATACTATTATCATTTCTTCCCTAAAAAATACTTTTTCACTATCGTTCTTTGGTCATTCAATTACAGTATAGGATATCCTTTTTGTTTagtgttttttctatttttttaaatattatatttttattgtaGAAGTTTTAAGACAGGACTATATGGACTACTGTTGTTACATTTTTACGATAGATGATGTTTTCTTCTGCTGTACTCGTGGTTTAGTGTTGTAAGATATAAATTATGTTTTACGGAAGTCAAACACTTAGTtggaaaacaaaaaggaaaaatagGTTTTTTCCCCTCGAAGATAGGGCTTAATGGTTAACTAGACAAAGTAGAGGTGTTACGGACTAACTGGTCTCATGTTCAAATTCGTTAAAAGATATATTTGTGGCTAACTTATATAATATGTTGATAGTATATTTTCTTTCTGTTATGTGTACCGCACAGAACTAATTAGAACATATACCCGAATACGTATGTTAATTGAACCTCGACGAGATGTTAATCAAAAGAGTATTTTCGTACAGATACAATTCGTTTTTGTTTCACACATTTATTTTATGAAAACATTATTAATGAACTTATGCTTCTTCTGTTTAGGCATCAGACATTGACAGATTATGTTGTTGTTTAGCTTACGTTAATTGTTTGCTTGTAAAGTTCGGTGTTTATTTGTTACGAGCTTTTAAGGTATGGTATTTGTTTGGAACGAATTTTCATTTGAACCCATTATGCCATTTACGTTTCGCTTATTCTCTTTCTTTCCTCTATATATATGCATTATATTCTAAAAATACCAACAAAAAGTTAGATATATTTATATTTCCTTAAATATGATAGTTTTGAAAGAAAATGCACCAATCGTGCTACTTGAAATTTGAACCTTCAAATTGGATTATGCAACAAAACAAAGATGATTCGTACAACAATGGCGAAATCAAAAATTTCActaaggatatatatatatatatatatatatatatatatatatatatatatatatatatatatatatatatatatatatattttatcgatatactcaatataatTTTCTATATACATATTATACTTTTTTCTACACATTATAATTTTTTCGATAAAGGGTGTTTAACTGACCACCCTTCACTATACGTGGTTACACCAATCATCATTGCTTCAGAGGATTAAACAACAATGTTATACATGCATATTTTAAAATGAATCAATATgttggaaaaatatatttatccGAGGAATTCAGCTATTTTCCCTTGAAAATGAAGGATATCTTTTTAGATTAGTCCAATATATATATCACAATGACAACAAATGAAGCACATGACCAAATAATCCACAATGTTGGACTTTACAACCACAACATATTTTCTCACAAGGCCTCAACAAATAAGTTATGATACAACTATATCGCCACATTGATCATTCACAAAAACTTGTATACATATTTTAAtagataattatttatttaattttttttaataaaatttaaatttatttcatGAATGGTGTGCACTATGACTCGACATACACGTGCAACACACGTGCCGAGAAACTAGTTATACTAAAAGTATGAAGCTCCTACCTTCAAAGTTAGTTTACAATAATATCCTTTAAAATTGTGTTACCATTTTGTCCGTGAAGAAAAATAATAaactttaaattaaataattactaCATCCGATCCATTTTTTGGTCTTTTTTTTGTGgtccataatatttaattttttagaTATAAAGAAgtaattaacttttttttttcaaagttaccATTGGAGTAAAGAGCCTAGGAGTATTGTTATATTGttaatgaacaaattaaggttaatatggtcaattttattgttaattaattctAAAAGGTAAATTTCATAATATGtgttaaaataactaaaaaatcaattaaaatagacCAGAGGGAGTAATTAATTACATTAGAAGTGAACCAAGTGAGTTAGAATGAAGCAGCGGTACTTAAATGCTTTGTTCATGACATTttacaataataaataacattcATGCACAGGAGTCTCTTCGTTTCCTTATTAATTATGTGTTTGTAACGatctgatcggtcgttttgctttctagatctccgttcccctaaataaggctcaccatatgtgcttttattattttatgacttgcgaggatggatAGTTCGGGTTTAAaagggttcggattgaaatcgaaacacttagtttCTTGTTATTGGCTTTAAAGgagctaagtttgacttgggtcaacatttctagtaaacgacctcgaaatcgggatttgacagtcccaataggtttgaataatgattttggacttgggcaggcgttcggatcaggttttgggtgacccgggagcgtttcagtgcctaaaagttgaaagttggtttattgaaggttttaaagttctttaaatttggtttggagtagattttggtgttatcgaaatccgtttgggattctgagcccagtaatagttccgtatggtgatttaagacttgcatgcaaattttagtatcattccgagtagtttaaataTGATTCGGCTTGTTCGGAGCAAGaaggaagaacttgaagttcataagttgattcgatttgggttggggtgcgattcttagttttgatattatttttcaCGTTCCGAGGATTTGAGCGAGTCCGTctcatgtttacaaacttgttggtatgtttggacgaggcctcgggggcctcgggtgctacTCGGACGTTGCATGGATCGAGTTATAGCTCAAAAGGGGCTGTTGGtacaccagttctggtgtgcccgcacctgcgagcttttggcCAGAGGTGCGATCCCGCAAGTGCGAGATCTTGGACGCAGAAGCGGTTTTGGCCATTTGTccagtggtccgcagaagcggaggagcaTGCATAGAagtggcctcgcttctgcgatgagaagtcccggggataaattttaggggttgggtaatcactctaatagttagattatgaacttttgaacatgtattgattaatttacacAACCTttaactagttttggattgttcgacaCCGAGTTGAgtctttagagtgaatttgaggtcggaaagcgagctttgagacaaggtaagtctcttgcctaaccttataagagggaatttacttcataggtgatttaaattactactTGCTTTAAATTGTTGGgtctacatacgcacgaggtgacgagagtccgtgcgtagctactaattatgcttatgtctagGTAGtgtaggacccaaatcatgaaatatttgtaatatttgcaccctacttgttaattaaagtgcctaaattatattggaacttgatagaggaactgtaaaagaccgaatttcacttacttgagctttggcgggttacttgaccgttaataaaaATTGTGCTTCTTcgtgtattagccttgtaatagcttttaaattgaatgttcataaagtatcctctcttcttgtggagcgggccgaacgtctcggcagtagaatagatgcatctatggttcgtgccgctcgaccctcggcagtgtacacattattctggatcgggccgtacgacctcggcataatagTGCGTAATAATACTCGAAacttaattatatttgatattattttatggtctGAGAGGTTAAAAATTATATATGTCATAAACTGACTTGGGATTTAccatttgtgaaagaattatttatttcctgcttgttattgagatattattattatttacataaaccatgctcatttagaatttttgtatttttattattatccccctcgtcactacttcttcgaggttagactagatacttattggctatatgttgtttatatactcatactacacttctgcactaaccgtgcaggatctgaggcaggtgcatctggcagtcataccGGCGCGTACCCCCGTTACCCTGAGGCCtaatggtgagctgcttcctgagccgtcccgcagcacctagagtctcccTTTTGCACTTATTTTTCTATCtacttttatttcagacagtagttagagttttgtatattctactagttgctcatacacttatgacaccaggtcttggtacaCATACTAGTGGACTTTATGGTTTGGAGTATTTATATCGCTTTGATTGCCACTCAGTTGCcttcattttatttattaaattttttactccttaatttcttaaTAAACAAAATCTAATTATTTGGTAACTTATTAAAAAGAGCAATCATATGGTTAGTttaccattggcttgcctagcagcgacgttgggcgccatcacggcctataggagaaattcggtcatgacaatatggtatcagagtactaggttcacattggtctcacaagttatgagcatgcctaatagagtgttgcggatcggtacagagacgtccgtacttatctttgagaggctatagggtgttaggaaattactatttcttcatctcctattgtgcagttgatgttgtgctaaatatctttctcttattctctcacagatggtgagaacgcgtgcgGCAGATGTAACCgatcatggaggagctgctccccatattgctagaggccgaggcagaggccaagggagggctccagctcgtggtagaggacgaCGACATCCTAGAGTTGTTCCAGtcatgccaccagtggatctactagaggatcctattattgaggagcagggcgaggtgcctgtagCAAAGCCAGCCCCGGTGGATTTCGGGATTCGGATACTCCAAAGATGgtttttcggactagatatggccattatgagtttctagtgatgtccttcggtttgactaatgccccgacgatgtttatggatttgatgaatcaggtgttcaggccatatattgattagtttgtcattgtcttcattgatgacattttgatctactcgcgtgtcatggaggagcacgagcaacatttaagagtggtgcttcagaccttgcgggaatagaagctatatgctaagttctccaagtacgACTTCTGGtttgattctgtggcattcttgggacatgttgtatcaggagagggtattaaggtagatcccaagaagatcgaggtagtttagagttggcctcgtcctaccataaCGACCGAGATTAGGatcttcttggggttagcaagttattatcgtcggtttgtgaagggcttttcatctattgcagcacctctgactagattgacctagaagggtgctccattccgatggtcctatgattgcgaggcgagctttcagaagctcaagaccgcattgacttcatcaccggtattagtgttgccttctggttcagggatatatactgtgtattgcgatgcttcacgtgtTAGTTTGGGTTGTATCTTGATGCAgcaggggcgagttattgcatatgcttcacgccagctaagccctatgagaagaattacaatgtacatgatttggagttggccgcgattgttcatgctctaaagatctggaggcattatctttatggggtgtcctgtgaggtttacacctaTCATcatagcttgcagcatttgttcaagtagagggatctccATTTGAatcagcgcaggtggcttgagttactaaaagattatgatattaccatcctttatcatctaGGCAAGGtgaatgtagttgcggatgccttgagcaggaaggcagagagtatgggtagtttggcattcatttcagtagaggagaggccactagatttagacattcagtccttggctaacagacttgtgaggttggatattttagagcccagtcaAGTTCTTGCATGCATCGTCGCCCAGTCTTCACAATTCGACCAGATCAAGGCTCATGAGTTTGATGATCCGTACTTGTTGGTTCTCCGAGAAACGGTACTACCaggtggtgccaaagaggttgttatcagtgaggatggtgttctgcgactcttgGATGCTGTCAGTGAGGATGGTGTTTtgtgactccagggtcgcctatgtgtccctaatgttgatggattgagggaaaggattctagaggaggcatacAATTCTCAgcattctattcatccaagttctatgaagatgtatcatgacctgaggcagcattattggtggcggcggataaatgacatagttgagtatgtagcgaggtgccttaattgccagcgggttaagtacgagcatcagaggccaggtgtccTACTCCAGTAGAttgttatacctgagtggaaattgGAGCACATtattatggattttgtagttgggttgccacggaccttgcggaagtttgatgcagtttgggtcattgtcgacaagtTAACCAAGTCGACATACTTCATTTCGGTAGTGACCATGTATTCTTCAGAGacattggcccagatttacattcaggagattgttcggttgcacggtgtgcctatctccattatatcagatagaggccctcagtttacttcgtatttctggagggcagtacagagtgagttggggacccgggtagagctcaacacaacctttcatctgcagaccgatgGATAGTCAGAGCGgatagttcagatcttggaggatatgcttagagcatgtgtgattgactttggagggtagtgggatcgattcttgcctttggccgagtttgcgtacaacaacagttatcagtccagcatcgagatggctccatttgaggctttatatggtcggcgatgtcgttcgcccatcggatggtttgagcctggcgaggctaagttatatggtactgatttagtgaaggatgccttagaaaaggtaaagttgattcaggagcgacttcgcacaacacagtctagacagaaaagttacgcggatcagaaggcacgtGACTTATCATATATGGTGgacgagaaggttctcttgaaagtatcGCTGataaagggaatcatgaggttcgggaagaagggaaagttgagcccaaggtttataggtccatttgaggtgttgagacgggttggggaggttgcttatgagcttgctttgcctccctgtctatcgggagttcatccggtcttccacgtgtctatgcgcTGGAAGTATCAtaccgacaggtcgcatgtgttagactacatcacagttcagttagatgagagcctaggttatgaggaggagccagttgccattgttggcaggtaggttcgccagttgaggtccaagaagatttctacggTAAAGGTTAAGTGGAAgggtcaaccagtcaaggaggccgacttgggaggccgaggaggacatgcggaacagatacccacacttattcgaaactccaggtatgattctagacccgttcgaggacgaacgtttgtttaagaggtggagaatgtaacgactcgacaggtcgttttactttctagatccctgttcccctaaataatactctctgtatgtgcttttactattttatgacttgcggggatggatAGTTCATATTTGGAAGGGcctgggttgaaatcgaaacacttagttccttgttATTGGCTTTAAAGGagccaagtttgacttgggtcaacatttctagtaaacgacctcgaaactgggatttgacggtcccaataggtttgtatgatgattttgtacttgagAGTgcgttcggatcgggttttgggtaacccgggagcgtttcggagcctaaaagttgaaagttggtataatgaaggttttaaagttctttaaatttagtttggagtaggttttggtgttatctaggtccgtttgggattccgagcccagaaatagttccgtatggtgatttaagactttcacgcaaattttggtatcattccgagtagtttaagtataattcggcgcgttcggagcaagttggaagaacttgaagttcataagttgatttgatttggtttggggtgcgattcttagttttggtattgttttccACGTCCCGAGGGTTCGAGCTAGTCTGTCTCATGTTTACAAAATTGTTTGTATATTTGGACGAGGCCttggggggcctcgggtgctacTCGGACGTTGCACGGATCGAGTTAGAGCTCAAAAGGGgatgctggtgcaccagttctggtgtgcccgcacctgtgagcttttggccacaggtgcgagcctgCAGGTGCAAGCTCTTGGACGCATAAGCGGTTTTGGCCATTTGGccagtggtccgcagaagcggaggagcatgcgcagaagcggcctcgcttctgcgatgagaagTCCGCAGGTGAGAGAAGACCGCAGATGCACTCCaccctccgcagaagcgggagcccATCTGCAGAAGCGGAGTAAGCCAGCCTGGGCTAGGACCGCACCTGGGATGACTTTTCAGCAGGTGCGACGCCACAGATGCGTCCccaggtccgcagaagcggaaatgctggaggcagtgaggtccTTTTAATacaggacttaggccattttggagctcttagagagagaGCTTTACCTAGCTATTGgagataagtaatttctatctaatgtaagttaaatacatagattatgggtagattttaacatgaaaaattgtgaaaattttgggtttagatgaaaaacctaggttttgttaaaaaatgggatttaaccacgaaaatagttatggaattgggtgaaaattatatatttgagttcgtgaggttatgtgtaataattatcttcaaatatttccgaaatccgggcccgtggataaattttaggaatcttccaattggggttgggtagtcactctaatagttagattatgaacttttgaacatgtattgattaatttacacaacctttgactagttttggattgttcggcaccaagttgaggctttagagtgaatttgaggccggaaagcAAGCTTTGAGACaaagtaagtctcttgcctaaccttgtaagagggaatttaccccatatgtgatttaaattactatttgcttcaaattgtgggggctacgtacgcacgaggtgaagagagtccgtgcgtagctactaattatgcttatgtccgggtagtgtaggacccatatcatgaaatatttgtaatgtttgtaccctacttattaattaaaatacctaaattatattggaacttgatagaggAACTGTacaagaccgaatttcacttatttGAGCTTTGGAAGgctacttgaccgttaatagaaattgtgcttctttgtgtattagccttgtaattgcttttaaatcggatgt
This sequence is a window from Nicotiana tomentosiformis chromosome 5, ASM39032v3, whole genome shotgun sequence. Protein-coding genes within it:
- the LOC138892741 gene encoding uncharacterized protein, translating into MVRTRAADVTDHGGAAPHIARGRGRGQGRAPARGRGRRHPRVVPVMPPVDLLEDPIIEEQGEVPVAKPAPVDFGIRILQRWWLELLKDYDITILYHLGKVNVVADALSRKAESMGSLAFISVEERPLDLDIQSLANRLVRLDILEPSQVLACIVAQSSQFDQIKAHEFDDPYLLVLRETGRLCVPNVDGLRERILEEAYNSQHSIHPSSMKMYHDLRQHYWWRRINDIVEYVARCLNCQRVKYEHQRPGVLLQ